In Spodoptera frugiperda isolate SF20-4 chromosome 3, AGI-APGP_CSIRO_Sfru_2.0, whole genome shotgun sequence, the genomic window CTTTACCTCTTCCGGGATTACAAAGCGTGAGATTAATGATGTGTTGGTAAAAATTTAAGTTGGTTAGTTCTCTATAGTTTATAGTCTAGTATTCTAAAAGATTCAGTACGATCTAAAGTAGGTCTAAGCTCGTTAATTTTTTTCTGGTCTGATTTTAGTAGCCGTGGCTGGTGTCAGcaatttgaaactaaaattcAATTTGTTTGTCTATCGAATTATATCCGATTTCTAGTGATTGTATCATTTTACTATAAGCAATGAGCATACTAACATagtgtgttatttattagtatgtAGTTAGGCCAAGGTCAAGGTAGGTATCTGTCGACCAACGAACCAATCACATTTTGTGGTATATATAGATAGGCGACTTTTCGGATACTGAGTATTTATCAACGTTTTAAGGATAAATAACTACTCGAGTAAAAACGGACtcattagatatttaaattcaccacacaaatttatttttttctaccgGCAATGCCGACATTATTGACATTTTGTGCTTGTGGCTAACTTCGTAGCGGTtgatatcaaaacaaaacatagtcGCTTTCGTGACGTtgttgacatatttttttaaaaacaaaatataaaacatgtcaCAAAATTCATAGTTtttgaaaaaactaaatttcaGTGTAACTGGACCGTTCCAAGCGTATTTGATACTCAAAATTTTTGTTTGGAGAGTTACACTAAGGTATGTTATTAAATTGATGCGCAAATTGTAATTTTGGCATACTTCGTTATCGGCTCCGTTTACATTTCTCCAGTGCGTACGACCTTGGTTTAATACTTtatgaatttgttatttattttattagataatttaAATGGACGGGTCTACCGTGGACCACAGCGATTCAGATTCTGGAGAGAGTTGGACTCTTTTAGAACATAGCCCTGCGTATGAAGAAGATGCTCCAGAATTTTCTGAAAATGTGATACCTGAACAGTAAGTTCTTCAAGGTCTATTGTATCAGTATTAGTAACATTCACTCTACATACTTGCATTTCGATAATCCATACATTTGAAATTCAAGTTCGTCCTTGACCTATTGTGAGCTACTTATACTTACGTCTCGATTCTCGAACCATTTCTTCAGATTTCGTAATGATTGTTAGCATGTTAGCTTAGAAATTACTGTTAATTAGGTAGTTTTATTGttgcataatataattttatgataatgacTACTGGTTTCATTAAATCTGTGACTACATTTATTGATGGTAATGTCTATTAGATCTGATGACTATTTTATTCTTTTCTTACAGAGTAACTAACGATACACATCTTGATAAAGATGAAGACACAGATGGAATATCTGTCATCAGTGACAGTGAGCCAGAGTCATCAACTCCTTGTGAAATTAATTATGAGAAATGTCTTGAAGAAGAGAACCGTCCAACAGAAACAACAGATCCTCAATTCATTTCGGTTAATCCACTTGCTCCCAATATTGAGAATCACCATGAATCTATAAGGTGTGAGAATAACTTCCTTGGAGAAAATACTGGCAAACATAAAACATATGTTCACAGAAGGAACAAAAGGCTTAGCACAGTACTCAACATTATTATGTTGGGGAGTGTCATTACTGCTGCAGGAGTAGCTATTGGTCATATGTGGGGTGCTCGAAATGAGTGTTCAGTGCATACAACACCCtcaatcaacaaaatattgtcCAATTTATATAAGCTACAAGAAGAGAATGCTTATCTACGAAATAAATTGAAAGAACTTACACTTGTGAGCAGCATTCAaatgcaaagaaaattaaatgcaGAAAAGATACCATTTAAACAACAAAGATGCAAAAAGATATATGAGGAGCCACTCAACAGTAAAAATACAGAACAAATCACAAAATGCATAGATGACCATatcaatattgaaaaaatattaaacagtcATGTGATACAACCAGATTTTGAAAAGGAATTTATGAGTGACAttgagaaattaaaaaacatttaccAGCAAAATAAAAGTTGGTTGGATGATGAAGTTGCAAAAAGAATGAAAATTGaagaacaaacattaaaaaaaatggttaacAATATGAAAACACCATTAACAAGTATAATAGAAGAGCAAAAAGTTATACAAGATGAAAATGGCAAAGAGCAGGCCGATTCAAATAGTTCAGGTGATGCTGAACCAGTTCAACCAAATTCCGATAATAAGGGGATTCCAAGTGAACCTGGGAAAAAGTTTACCTATGCTGACTCATTAAAATCTGGACATAAAATGCAGAAGAGAGATACAAGTAGTAATTTAGGCAACTACAAAGAAACCAAAGAACATGCCATAAAGCGAAAGAACAAAAAAGACCATGATGTTATTTTAGACATTTTAAGTGAAGAGGAACTAAAAAAAGACGATCGATATGTTAGCCCAAAAGTTAAACAAGACCTAAAAAAGCGTGATAGACAAAAACTGCACAAGAAACAGAAGAGAAGAAATAAGTATGAACAATGGGAAATGAAAGGCGGTTACTTGAAAGACTATGACGAATTTTCAATAACATCATCTCAAGAAAATGAGTTTGTTCTTAAAAAACCAGATAGGAATGTTTTAAGTCGagattttgaaaagaaaaactatATTAGTCAGTTTTCAGATGTTGATGATAATCAAAGTAATTCAAATAAGAAAAACGAAAGCAAGCCCTCGAAATCTGATAAAGCTAGTAAACTAGTCAAAAATGATGATTTAAATTGGTTTGACAAGAGAGCTGTCCTTAGAACAGAAGCTCGAAAGAAACTGGAGCACGAGCTATTTGGTGAGACAAGCCCCAACAACGCTGGTTGGTACTTCCGACGCATGCAAAGGCGGGAACAGTGCCGTGCTAAGGGTGACAACAGCACTCATAAGAAACTTTCTAGAAGAAacatgaattttaaaatgaaacattaatattttagcaATCTTGTTATTTATAATGAATTACTAACAATTTCAACACTTACCTTTAGGTGTGTAGAATTAGGATAGTAGCAGCCCTTGAAATCTAAATGTAACTTGACTATTTTGATTTATCGCTGTTATGTGGTCAAATATATATTTGCATATGTAACagaaaacaatatatattttttcatttcgcTTTACAttagattattataaatagagatagataattattcaatgtttggTCGCGTAACAGCGTAAAATACACCGTAGTAATATTTTACGTCACTATTTTGGACTTACACAAGCAAAGTATACTTTTAAAGTTTACCACAttcttcataatttatttccaCCAATAAACTATTAAATCACTGTTATTTATATAATGCTACAAGTTTAGTATCAATAATTCAGAATTATTACTCTTTTTGagcatttaattataaatacttgtatttaattagaaaaagaGTTTAAAGTATAGTCATTGTTCATGcaatttttaatattctacttatttttaatatagtatagctatcatatttttattatacttacccTTATGGACTTGCCTCCCGTGATAatttaaaacagtattttcaaaattaccaggtaataaatacatttaaaaagttgttttagtatttatttgaatgtttctcataaaacaatattgacaATGGACAAATAAATCAATAGGTAATATTAAGCGAAAAGTCACTCTAAACATTATTTTggatgaaaatattaaatttttcagtCTTGCAAACAAACCAGTAAGAATAAAGTAACTAGATACCTACATCGATAATAATGTGAGAAGAAATCTACAGCACTGACATGATTACACTTCGTtacatagtattttaatatggaTATAATTTAATCATCTCCAATAGCTCCGCTAAAGACGAGGTTTATAGCAGCATTAACAtctcctgaaaaaaaaagttggaTTGAATGAAAATgctggtatttttattttgtcaagcTTACGAGGTCAATGTGTTGATAGcagtattaataaaaacacaaaagacGATCGAACCGAACCTTCACCATACCATCATTGGTTCGGCGGTCCACTGAAAATGTACGGCGGACCATGCGCAACACGATCGACTATAGTTCCGAGCGTATCCATGTTTGTGGTCCGGCCCGAATCAAGTTCGATCGTCTGTAGGTACTTTTAGATGTCTTTGTCTCATACCTGAGCAAATAAGCAGAGCGCGTATGTTCAGCGCATCGTCTAACAAGCCCATTTCGTGCATGTGATTGAGCTGTGTTGAGAAATCTTGACCAGCTTCCCTCGCCACCGGACTTTGCGAAGACGAAGCTGTAACATTTGAATTTTCTAGAaccagcattttttttaattatggcCTCATACAAGGTTTTTGTTCTGTGTCCTATTTACCTGCTGTGCTCTGATCCATTGGAGTGCCAGCAGTGTTCCTAGTGCTACCAGCTCTGTTCATGGCCTCTGAGATCGCCTCGCTGAACATCTCCGGTGTTATCAGAGGGCGTGTCGAACTTGGTCCTgaattaatacatataatttaatattactctcaactttttaagtaaatagatcGCAAAATGTGTAGCAAAGTGCAAAACTCGGGAATAGCtgaataaaactttgtttttgtcTCTATGTTTCCAACAGGGTAAGTCTTATAAGATTGAGATTTTACCAGGAAAACTCTAGAAATTGCTTCCACTGAAGGCGGGACAGATTACTAGCGTAGCTTACCGCCAGTGGGCGTGCCAGACTCGGTGGCCGACGAGGTGGTTCTGCTGGACTCGCCCGCAGATTGAAGCAGCCTCAGCAAACTGTCGTTACTCCCTGCAGCTCGACTGCTCGTAGACGACACAGCTTCTGTTGCTGCCTGAATCAAAAGcacatttatcattaaattaaattatcattatttaagcaataaaaat contains:
- the LOC118274047 gene encoding uncharacterized protein LOC118274047, with the translated sequence MDGSTVDHSDSDSGESWTLLEHSPAYEEDAPEFSENVIPEQVTNDTHLDKDEDTDGISVISDSEPESSTPCEINYEKCLEEENRPTETTDPQFISVNPLAPNIENHHESIRCENNFLGENTGKHKTYVHRRNKRLSTVLNIIMLGSVITAAGVAIGHMWGARNECSVHTTPSINKILSNLYKLQEENAYLRNKLKELTLVSSIQMQRKLNAEKIPFKQQRCKKIYEEPLNSKNTEQITKCIDDHINIEKILNSHVIQPDFEKEFMSDIEKLKNIYQQNKSWLDDEVAKRMKIEEQTLKKMVNNMKTPLTSIIEEQKVIQDENGKEQADSNSSGDAEPVQPNSDNKGIPSEPGKKFTYADSLKSGHKMQKRDTSSNLGNYKETKEHAIKRKNKKDHDVILDILSEEELKKDDRYVSPKVKQDLKKRDRQKLHKKQKRRNKYEQWEMKGGYLKDYDEFSITSSQENEFVLKKPDRNVLSRDFEKKNYISQFSDVDDNQSNSNKKNESKPSKSDKASKLVKNDDLNWFDKRAVLRTEARKKLEHELFGETSPNNAGWYFRRMQRREQCRAKGDNSTHKKLSRRNMNFKMKH